The DNA window GTCATACATTCTTGAGCTTGTATTTTTATACACGTGCTCATGGCAACAATAGGCGATACTCATGAATGTACTAGATCGGTTTCGTAAACGGGGTTTTATCCACCAAAAAAGAGGCGACCTCAGACCTGCATTAACAGGATGAACGGTTTAATGCATCATTAAACCGCTAGACCCCATTTTCATTCATTGCGGTGTCTGACAGGACATGGGGTTTCGTATTAATTGTTGCTCAAAGGTGAAATTCTGTATGAAAATCGTCCTTTTTTCTAAACTTAACTACCGATTGATACGAAAAGATGACCCGTAGTGTAGTCATATCATGGAATCTTTTCTGGTTCGAAAAGCCACAATCTTCGCGAAAATAGCCTTATATAAAAATCAAAAATTTTTCGTTAGGAAAGATTCTTTTCTTGTTCATCGGGGCAATTTCATCTGATTTTTGATTTAATTTTCCATTTCGCTGTTGATTTCCATCAAAAAATAAATGAAATAATGTCTGAAGCCTTTTTAAATCATGTTTACAGTCTGATGTTGATTGATTTACCTCCTGCTTTTCAACGTAATAAGGGCTTGGAAAAAATCTAAACGTTAAAACTTGATATTTACAGGTAAAGTAAGAGAGATTTCTTGTTGACCATCTTGTATATACAAGATATACTATGGGTATAAACATCTTGTATATACAAGATAAAAATTGCATTTATTTCTAGTATTCACTGTAATTGCTGATTAGGGTAAGGACTTCTTTGGTAAAAATGAAAGCGATTACGATATAAAAAGAGGAGGAAATACAATGAGTCAACATTCAAAAACTGCTGAAGCGATTGTCACTGCAGTTGGTGGAAAAGAAAACATAGCGGCAGCCACACATTGTGTTACACGACTACGTTTTGCTTTAAAGGATGAAAGTTTAGTAGATAAAGAGGCACTTGAACGTATTGATTTAGTGAAAGGCTCCTTTTCGACAAATGGTCAATTTCAAGTGGTGATTGGGCAAGGAACAGTTGATAAAGTTTACAATGAGCTGATTGATCAAACTGAAATTGGACGAGCATCAAAGCAGGATATAAAAGATGAAGCAGAAAAAAACTTAAACCCAATTCAGCGGGCGGTTAAAACGTTAGCCGATATCTTTATCCCGATATTACCCGCGATCGTGACAGCCGGTTTATTGATGGGGATTAATAATCTTCTCACAGGTTCAGGGATTTTCTTTGATAAACAATCATTAGTGCAGGTTTATCCGCAATGGAGTGACTTTGCGGCCATCATTAACTTAATTGCGAATACCGCCTTCGTATTCTTGCCCGGTTTAATAGGTTGGTCGGCAGCGAAGAAGTTTGGTGGTAGTGAACTACTCGGGATGGTTCTCGGACTTATGCTTGTACACCCTGATTTACTAAACGCTTGGTCCTATTCGTCTGCCGTTCAAGATGGTGGCGTTCCAACGTGGAATATATTCGGTCTAGAAATTCAGAAGATAGGTTATCAAGGTCAAGTCCTTCCAATCTTAATTGCTTCATGGGTGCTCGTGAAGATTGAATTGTTCTTAAGAAAACGAATTCCAGATGCATTTCAATTATTACTTGTTGCTCCTCTCGCCTTATTAATTACTGGTTTTATCTCCTTTTTAGCAATTGGTCCGGTAACATTTGTGATTGCGAATGCTTTAACAGACGGACTCGTCGCCGTGTTTGATTTTGTGCCTGCTATTGGCGGATTGATTTATGGTGGATTATACGGCGTTCTCGTTATTACAGGAATGCACCATACATTCTTGGCGGTAGATATTCAGTTAATTGGTAGTACAGGGGGAACATTCTTATGGCCAATGCTAGCGTTATCCAATATTGCGCAAGGATCTGCGGCACTTGCGATGATGTTTGCAACAAAAGATGAAAAACTAAAAGGATTATCGTTTACTTCTGCCGTGTCTGCATATTTAGGGATCACAGAACCGGCGATGTTTGGGGTCAATTTACGATATAAATACCCATTTATCGCAGCGATAACAGGATCAGCGATTGCAGGATTATTTATTACGATTAATCGAGTAGAAGCCTTTTCAATCGGTGTTGGTGGTTTACCTGGATTTATTTCTATTCCACAAGAAAAATGGTTCGTTTTCTTTGTTGGAATGATCATCGTTCTTGTTGTGCCATTTGTGGTAACATTCCTTATTGCGAAAACGAGAAAAGCAAAAAACTAATACGGGTGGTGTAAGCATGAAACAGCCTTGGTGGAAAAAGGCCGTTGTCTATCAAATTTATCCAAGAAGCTTCTACGATACGACAGGAAATGGTGTAGGAGATATTAATGGGATAATTGAGAAGTTGGATTATTTAAAGAAATTAGGGATTGATGTGATTTGGCTTACGCCGATCTATCAATCTCCACAACGTGATAATGGGTATGATATTAGTGATTATTATTCATTACATGAAGAGTTCGGTTCAATGGAGGATTTCGATCGATTACTAGCTGAAGCTCATCAGCATGGGATTAAAGTGATTATGGATATTGTCGTCAATCATACGTCAACAGAGCATGAGTGGTTTCAGAAGGCACTCCAGTCAAGTGATAATTCGTACCGAGATTATTATATTTGGAAGGATCCCATCGATGGAAGTGAGCCGACTAATTGGCAATCCAAATTTGGTGGAAATGCGTGGGAGTTTGATGAGAAGTCCGGGCAATATTATCTCCACTTATTTGATGTTACCCAAGCGGATTTAAATTGGGAAAATGAATCCCTTCGACAAGAACTGTATGATATGATGACGTACTGGTTTGAAAAAGGGGTCGATGGCTTTAGATTGGATGTTATTAACCTGGTCTCGAAAAATCAACAATTTCCAAGTGATGATGGATTCGTCGCTCCGGGAGATGGTCGGAAATTTTACACAGACGGTCCACGTGTTCACGAGTTTATGCACGAAATGAACGAGAAAGTGTTCTCAAAATATGACGCCATGACGGTAGGAGAGATGTCGTCTACAACGGTTGATCACTGTATTCAGTATACGAAACCTGAACGCGGTGAGCTAAGTATGACGTTTAACTTTCATCATCTAAAAGTAGATTATCCAAATGGAGAAAAATGGAGCGTTGCTGATTTTGATTTTCTACAACTGAAACAAATTCTTTCCAAGTGGCAAGTCGAAATGAACGCCGGTGGTGGTTGGAATGCCCTGTTTTGGTGTAATCATGATCAGCCTCGTATCGTTTCTCGATTTGGGGACGACGGGAAGTTTCGTCAGCAGTCGGCTAAAATGTTAGCGACAACGATTCATATGATGCAGGGAACACCTTATATTTACCAAGGTGAAGAGATTGGTATGCCCAATCCAAAATTTACAGAGATCGAACAGTATCGGGACGTAGAATCTTTGAATATGCACCAGATTTTGGCAGAGCAAGGGACTTCCCACGAGGAAATCATGAGTATATTGCAAGAAAAATCTAGAGATAATTCTCGTACCCCTGTTCAATGGGAGAGCGCACCTCACGCTGGATTTACAAAGGGTGAACCGTGGATCGGCGTAGGAGCGGGTTATAAAGAAATTAATGTAAAACAAGCGTTATCGGACAAGGATTCAGTGTTTTATCACTATCAATCATTGATTCAGCTTCGTAAAGAATACGATATTATCACAACCGGAACTTACGAGCTATTAGATGGTGATCACCCAGAGGTTTTTGCTTATGTTCGGGAGGGAAACGATGAAAAGCTGTTGGTGGTGAATAATTTCTACAGTAATTCGACAACGTTCACTCTGCCCAGACATATCCATCTAGAAGGATATTCAAGTGAAGTACTTCTGTCTAATTATGACGACAGTAGGAATAGTGAAACTACGATAAAGCTTCGACCATATGAATCGATTGTCTTCTATTTTAAAAAAATATAAGCTTGTAAAACCCATAGTTATGTAACTGTGGGTTTTAGTGTTTTAGCACATTGATAGTCGTCAATCGTCAGCTACAATAAGGAGACCGCTAGATGGTATAATAATCATAGGTGATAATATGAAGCAAAATAAATATACGCAAATATATGAAGAGATTGCTATGAAAATCAAGCAAGGAACGTACCAACCTCAGTCCAAATTGCCATCTGAACATGAACTCGTGGATTACTATCAAACATCTAGAGAAACAATTCGAAAAGCGCTGAATCTGCTTTCACAGCATGGATATATTCAAAAAATTCATCGTAAGGGCTCGATTGTCCTGGATATTCATAAATTTGACTTTCCTATCTCGGGTTTAGTTAGCTTTAAAGAAATTGCCAAAAAGATGCATAAAGATACAGAGACTATTGTTCATGAAGTCGCGCTGATAAATGCAGATGAATTTCTGCAACGGCAAATGAACATTGGCAAAGAAGAAAAGGTCTGGAAAGTGGTCCGCTCAAGAAGGATTGAAGAAGAAGCGATTATATTAGATATTGACTACTTTTTAAAACGATATGTTCCGTTGCTCACAACAGAAATTTGTAAAAACTCCATTTATGAGTATCTTGAAGATGAGTTAGGTCTACCGATAAGCTTTGCGAAAAAAGAAATTGTCGCAGAAGAATGTAATGAGAAAGATCGACAATTTTTAGATTTAAAGGGATATGGTCATGTTGTTGTGGTGAAGAATTATGTCTATCTTGATCATGCCGATATTTTTCAATATACAGAATCAAGGCATCGACTGGATAAATTTCGCTTTGTTGATTTTGCTAGAAGATGAGGATGGGTTCAGTGGAGAACTTTGTAAAAGATTGTTTTCGCAAAGTTTGCTGACATGCATACCCGTCTATTAATCTTGGTTTAACTTGATTTCGGGTCATCTTTTCGTAATCGTTTTGAGGAAACCTCTGCAAAACGGAGTGTTTCCTCAAAATGATGGATTCAATAGCAACAGTGCATAGGAAAAAAACCTTTACAAATGATGAAAAATTAGACGTATAGAAGAGAGGATGTAGGTGTTAATATGGCAAAAACAGTAGTATTAGCAGAGAAGCCATCTGTTGGCAGAGATATTGCGAGAGTGCTGGGTTGCAAGCAAGGTGGAAATGGCTTTTTAGAAGGGTCAAACTATATTGTCACGTGGGCGCTAGGTCATCTTGTTACTTTAGCCGATCCGGAAACGTATGATGAAAAGTACAAAACATGGAGGTCAGAAGATTTACCGATGCTACCTCCGTCGTTGAAGCTCGTTGTCATAAAGAAGACGGGCAAGCAATTTCAAACAGTAAAAGCGCAACTGAACCGGAAAGATGTTAAAGACGTAGTGATTGCCACGGACGCTGGTCGTGAGGGAGAATTGGTTGCTCGGTGGATTCTTGAAAAGGCGCGGGTGAACAAACCGGTCAAACGCCTATGGATCTCTTCTGTAACCGATCAGGCAATCAAAAACGGGTTTAACAGCTTGAAACCCGGAAAGGCCTATGAAAACTTATATCATTCCGCTGTTGCTCGCTCAGAAGCAGATTGGTATGTCGGTATGAATGCTTCGAGAGCGTTAACAGTCAAACACAATGCACAGCTCTCCTGTGGAAGGGTACAGACACCAACCCTAGCTATGATTGCGAAACGAGAAGAAGAAATTAAAGCATTCCAACCGAAAGCGTTTTATGGACTTCAGTTGAAAACGCCTGAATTAACGTATCAATGGCAAAGTCGTGAAGGAAATAACACTCGTCTATTTGAGAAGGAAAAGGCAGAAAAAATCCAACAAAAATTAAAAAATAAACAAGCGAAAATTGAGATGATAAGCTCTCATGCGAAAAAGAAATACGCTCCGAGCCTGTATGATTTAACGGAACTACAGCGTGATGGGCATAAAGTATTTGGGTATTCAGCGAAAGAAACCTTGTCGATTTTGCAACGATTATATGAACAACATAAATTGGTAACCTACCCGCGAACAGATTCCAAATTTTTATCCACGGACCTAGTCGGCACGTTAACAGAGCGAATCAAAGCCTGTTCCATAAAAGAATATCGCTATATTACGAGTAAAATCAAGGGTGACATCAAGCTAGGGAAATCCTATGTTAATAATGAAAAAGTAACCGATCATCATGCGATTATTCCAACAGAGCAAACTGCATTTCTTCCGAAGCTCGATGATAAAGAAAGAAAAATATATGATTTAATCGTTAAACGCTTCTTAGCCATCTTCCTTCCTCCCTACCAATATGAACGCTTAACAGTGGAAGTGAGCATGGAAGGGGAACGCTTTCTGTCAAAAGAAGATGCGGTTACGAATGTCGGATATAAAGCAGTGTATGGAGAAGAGTTGGATAAAAAAACGCTATCTGGGGAAAGATTGCAAAAAGGATCGTTATTAGGCAATGTTTCTGTCCAGTTAACGGAAGGGAAAACGCAGCCGCCAGAGCCCTTTAATGAAGGGACGCTCTTAACCGCAATGGAAAATCCAGCGAAGTTTTTAGAAGGTGAGAACAAAGAGCTGAAAGAGACGTTAGGCAAAACCGGTGGCCTAGGAACGGTTGCGACTCGAGCGGATATTATCGAGAAGCTATTTAAATCTTTTTTAATTGAAAAGATAGGAAAAGATCTTCATGCAACTCAAAAAGGAAAACAACTGCTAGAATTAGCCCCTGAAGATCTTACGTCACCGGCATTGACGGCAGAATGGGAACAGAAGCTAGAGGGAATTGCCAAAGGAAAACTGAATAAACGAGTGTTCCTTGAAGAAATTAAAGGGTATACGAAACAAGCAGTTGCTGAAGTTAAACAGACCGATAAAAAGTTCAAGCATGAAAATATTTCGGGAACTAAATGCCCTGATTGTGGAAAGTTTTTACTAGAAGTGCAGGGGAAAAATAGTAAAATGCTTGTTTGTCAAGACCGGGAATGTGGGCATCGAAAAACAGTGGCCCGAACGACGAATGCTCGCTGTCCGAATTGCCATAAGAAACTTGAGCTAAAAGGGGAAGGCGAAGGTCAAATTTTCGTTTGTCGATGTGGACATAAAGAAAAACTTTCCACCTTTCAAGAGCGAAAAAGCAAAACGAAAAACAGCAAAGCAACTAAGCGCGACGTTCAGTCCTATATGAAAAATCAACAAAAGGATGAACCAGTTAATTCTGCCTTAGCAGAAGCGTTAGCCAAATTAAAATTTGATTAAATCAGGTTCTTTTCGTAGCATTTTTTGAGGTGGTCACTGACAAGAATAGAAGCCATCCTTAGTAACAAGCTATCCGAGCCCACAAAAAAAGCAGGGATACTCCCTGCTTTTTTTGTGGGCTCAGATCAACTCGCACTTGGGCGTCAAGAGGACGAATGCCAATAAATCTAAGTAAAAAAACAACAAATTCAAGAAAAGACTTTCGTCCAAATCATTAGACCCCGAGATCATATTTGGTGTACCCTAAATCTAATACATATAAATTTCCAAATTATGTGGCTTGTTTTGTATCTGTAGTGGGTATAGTAGGGAAAAGGATTCCGTTCAAGCATTAAAAAATTCGTGAAATGCTTATTAGTCGTTAGAGATATAAAATTCTGTTTTCGTAGCAGTATACCCACTGTGAATCAGTTTGGTGTGGGCATCTTCTCGTATACATTGTGGCGATTTTAGCTGATTTTTGACTAAACCATCCATTTGACTGTTGATTTGCATCAAAAACAGACGAAACGATGCCCGAAACAAAGCTAAATAATAGAGGATCAACTGGTACGAAAAGGAACAATCTTTGCGAAAACAGCCTAATAAAAAGAGAAAGAAAAAACGAAAGTCGAGGGGGATACAAATGCCGGATTCATTATTATTTAATTTAATGTTAATTGGCGGTTTAGGGGTGTTGTCTCAATGGGTAGCTTGGCGCTTTAAGTTACCTGCGATTGTGGTGATGTCCATTGTAGGGCTATTAGTTGGTCCTATCTTTGGTTGGATTCATCCAGAAGAGGACTTTGGTTCCTTATATGAACCGGTCATATCGATCGCTGTAGCAATCATATTATTCGAAGGAAGTTTAAATCTTGATTTACGAGAAGTGCGTGGTTTAAGTAAATCGGTGTTTCGCATTGTCACGTTTGGAGCTATTATTGCATGGTTATTGGGTTCGGTCATGGCACATTATGTCGCAGGACTTACATGGTCGGTAGCCCTTGTGATCGGTGGGTTATTTATTGTTACGGGTCCAACGGTTATTCTACCTTTATTGAGACAGGCAAAGCTCAAGCCACGTCCTGCAAAGATTCTGAAGTGGGAAGGAATTATCGTCGATCCTTTTGGTGCGTTGCTAGCTGTATTTGCCTTCGAAATTGTTAAATTTTTAGCTGCCGATGAAGGTGGAACGGTTCTTCTGCCCTTTTTACTAGCCTCACTCTTTGCGACGGGGTTCGGCTTATTTTGTGGCTATGGAATTGGATGGCTATTCGAAAAAGGTCACGTACCAGAGTTTTTAAAATCGCCTGTGGTCTTTGCGGTCGTCTTGCTTTGCTTCACGATTTCCGACGAAGTGATGCATGAAACAGGCTTATTAGCCGTTACGGCGATGGGGATGATGCTAGCTAATATGAAGGTATCTTCTATTGAAGATATGAGGCATTTTAAAGAAAATATATCAGTCTTGCTGATCTCAACGATTTTCGTCATGATTACCGCTTCTTTAACTAGAGAAGTTCTCTTAGAAGTATTCCAATTGCGTACACTTGCCTTTGTTCTATTGATGCTCTTTGTCGTTCGTCCGGCTTCTATTTGGATTTCAACGATAGGAACAGATTTAACGAGGAATGAGAAAACATTATTGGGTTGGATTGCCCCGAGAGGAATTGTGGCTTTAACCGTGTCGGGTTATTTAGCCTCTGTGTTGATGGAGGAAGGATTTGAAGAAGCATCGATTCTCACATCTTTAACGTTTGCGCTCGTTTTTTCAACCGTTTGTGCACATGGATTCTCGATTCGGTGGTTTGCTAGGAAACTGGATTTAGCGATTCACAATCAACCAGGAGTTCTGATTATTGGCGGTAATTCATTTACGACAACGTTAGCTCAAACGCTACAAGAGTTGAAAATTCCTGTCCTTATTATTGATTCTTCTTGGCAAAGGTTGGTATCTACAAGGAAATCAGGGGTCCCTTCCTACCGTGGGGAAATATTATCGGAGCAAACAGAGTATAAATTAGATTTAACGCCGTATGAATATATGGTTGCAGCAACGGAACTAGACTCCTATAACGCGCTTGTATGTTCGACCTATGTGCCGACAATCGGAAGGAATAATATTTTTCAATTAAGTCTTCAAAATCACCAAAATGATGATCTAGATGATCTAGTTCATACAGTTGGAGGGCGGAACCTATTTCGTGAAGAAGATACATGGGAAGAATTGCTCTCAAAAGTTCAATCAGGCTACATTATGAGAAAAACGACTCTTTCAGAGAAGTACGATTATGACCAGTATTTACAAGATCGAGATGAGGAAACCGTCTTACTATTCATTTTTAAACCTTCGGGGAAGCTCGAATTTTTCACTACAGATCAAGAGTTACAAGGTGAGCCCGATGATACGATCATTGCCCTCATGCCTCCGAGTAAAGAATTCAAGAAAATAAAGGAAAAATTACAAGAACAACGTGAACAAGAATAACGTTCGTTCCAATTGAATTAGTAGATAAATCAACCATCATTTTTAACAAAATTATTGATTTAGAAGAATTTTCATCTATTTCACGTTAAATTTATGAACAAAATTAGACCAATTATTTGCAGTTGTTTGGAAATACGTTAAACCAAATGGATACCACTTACAATCAATACACTGCTAAAGAATTTCATGCGTTCTTTAAAAAAGTAAAGCAAGTCTATCCGACTGGTAACATTTTGAATAATTTAGACAGTCCATAGAGTCAAATGTTTTAAGTGAATTTTCTAGTTTCCTTGTATAGACACCAAAACCATTATTAAATTTTTTTGGTCCTTACCTACAGATCAAGTCCTACAGCTTAGATGGCTGTAGGACTTTTAATACCATTTACATTTTGAAACCTTAGCAAAAGCTTCGTTGATTTGTATAATCCCAACAATTTCAATGTGAATAGTGAAATTTTTTCTTTTTTTATCCTATGTTACATTGAAAAGGTTATAGATTAATAGATTAGGAAGTGAAAAGAATGAACAAGGAACAAGTTGTTCGTTGGTCGTTTTTCATAGGTGGATTGCTTATTTTAGCGTTAGGAATTGCTCTTACTATAAAAGGGAAAATGTTTGGAATTGGTCCATGGGACGTCTTTCATTACGGACTTTTTTTACAACTCGGTTTAACGATAGGCTCTTGGTCCATAATTGTCGGGCTTCTAATTATTTCTGTTACGGCTATTTTTACTAAGAAATGGCCGAAAATGGGGGCTTGGCTCAATATGCTCCTAATGGGTTTGTTTATTGATATGTTTTTATTGATTTTGCCAGATGTTCACTCCGTAATAGGTCAAGCAATTGTCTTTTGTGTCGGTCTGCTCGTGTTAGGGTATGGAATTGGTTTATATGTATCAGCTGATTTTGGTGCCGGTCCTCGGGACAGCTTGATGCTACTTCTTGTGGAAAAAACCGGTTGGAGTGTGAAGTGGGTTCGAAATGCGATAGAGATAGTGGTCTTTCTGTTCGGTTGGCTACTTGGTGGTCCGGTTGGAATCGGAACCATTGTTATCGCCTTTTTACTAGGTACAATAATAAATTATTCCTTACCACAATCCAAAAGTTTTCTACACTTTTGTTTAATAAAATGGAATGCAAAAACTCTTTCTCACTAAGGTATGAGGAGAGTTTTTTGTTGTTGGTTGTTTTACTAAGGTGCTTGGTGGGTAAAATATATATTGTAGATGAATTTGGAAGGAGAATGAGAAATGAGTAAAAAAATACTAATGGTATTAACTAATACAAGTCAAATGGATGCAGAGCATAAAACCGGATTATGGTTCTCTGAGTTTGCTGAACCGTATACAGAATTTAAAAAGCAAGGATTTGAGGTAGCAGTGACAAGTCCTCAGGGCGGGGAAATACCAATTGATCCGAATAGCACAAATGAAGAGGAAAAGAAGAAGTGGTCAGAGGCAATGGAAGTTCTGCAAAATACAGATAAATTAGCACAATATCAAGCTGATTCTTTTGATGGAATCTTTTTGCCAGGTGGACATGGGACGATGTTTGACTTACCAAAGGACGAGTCATTGCAATCAATTTTAACGGCGTTTTCTAATCAAGATAAGGTGATTGCCGCAGTATGTCATGGACCGGCTGGACTAGTTGGTGCCAAACGCTCAGACGGAAAACCTTTGGTCGAAGGGAAGCAAATGACAGCTTTTACCGATCGAGAAGAGAAAGAGACCGGCTTGGATTCGTTAATGCCGTTTCTACTTGAAAGCAAACTACGAGAATTAGGTGCACATGTTGAAACAAAAGAAAACTGGGCTGATCATGTAATCGTTGACGGTAAGCTAGTCACTGGACAAAATCCGCAGTCGGGACAAAGTGCAGCGGAAGCAGTTGTGAAATTGTTAAATCAATAATAGTTAGTAATATTGAGGAGTAGAGATGACGTGGGAAGTTTTATGTCCCGCGTCTTCTTTTTGGACTACCACAGCTTTTCCGAGTGTGGTGTTTTTTTATGGGCAATATCTTGAGGGATTCCTAGGTCTGATATCAAAAGTTTTATAGAAACCAACCTATTCTAAGAGTCTAAGGAGAAAGACGCTAAATAGGGGGAGTGTGCGCAAGAAGGGGAAAGTCGTGCATAAAGGAGAAGAAGTCGTGCACAAAAAGGGAAAAGTGGTGCGTAAAAGGAGAAAGTCGTGCATAAATCTAAAAATTTATGCTTCTTCGCTATTTAGTATTTAGTTCAAACAACTATGTAGGTTTCAGAACTCAATCAATTATTCTTGTAACAGGTGGTGAATGCTGAGCGAGCAATTGAACTCATTCCCTTGTCCGGTTTGGTTTTTCGCTTGTTTTAATCAATATGTAGAATCCTGACATTAAGCTAAAATGGTAGCATCAATTGAACCCTAGAAAATTGTCTTGTCAACACTAAATAGCGAAGAGCCAAATTTATGAAGAAATGTGAGGGAGTGGTTGTCATTGAACCACCTTTGGTTATCCACACTCAAAAAAATGTTGAAAAGAAGCATAATTTCTTTTGTTGGGGATTTGTGTATAAATGTTGGGGATAAGTAAGTGTTAATCGAACAATTGATGAAAAAAACCATTATAATTATGCTTATCCACAAGAAAAAAAGAGGGCGGTATAATATGACTTATTCACAAACGTTAACAACCTATTTTCGCTTTCATCAAAATGATGAAAGCGCCCCAGCGATGGAGCAGTATATGAGAAATCAATTTTCTTATCTCGGAATCAAAACTCCGGAACGAAATGCTTTGCTGAAAAGCTTTTTAAAAGAGTATGGGAAACCCAGGCGTGTTGATTATCCATTTTCAGGCAAACTAATCCCGTAGAAAATCCGGGCGTTTTTTAAAACTACACTCATTTCGGATAACCAATCAATTGGGAGATCATTTATTAAAAGAAGTCTTGTAAATGAGATAAATGATAGCT is part of the Bacillus sp. 2205SS5-2 genome and encodes:
- the treP gene encoding PTS system trehalose-specific EIIBC component, producing the protein MSQHSKTAEAIVTAVGGKENIAAATHCVTRLRFALKDESLVDKEALERIDLVKGSFSTNGQFQVVIGQGTVDKVYNELIDQTEIGRASKQDIKDEAEKNLNPIQRAVKTLADIFIPILPAIVTAGLLMGINNLLTGSGIFFDKQSLVQVYPQWSDFAAIINLIANTAFVFLPGLIGWSAAKKFGGSELLGMVLGLMLVHPDLLNAWSYSSAVQDGGVPTWNIFGLEIQKIGYQGQVLPILIASWVLVKIELFLRKRIPDAFQLLLVAPLALLITGFISFLAIGPVTFVIANALTDGLVAVFDFVPAIGGLIYGGLYGVLVITGMHHTFLAVDIQLIGSTGGTFLWPMLALSNIAQGSAALAMMFATKDEKLKGLSFTSAVSAYLGITEPAMFGVNLRYKYPFIAAITGSAIAGLFITINRVEAFSIGVGGLPGFISIPQEKWFVFFVGMIIVLVVPFVVTFLIAKTRKAKN
- the treC gene encoding alpha,alpha-phosphotrehalase, whose product is MKQPWWKKAVVYQIYPRSFYDTTGNGVGDINGIIEKLDYLKKLGIDVIWLTPIYQSPQRDNGYDISDYYSLHEEFGSMEDFDRLLAEAHQHGIKVIMDIVVNHTSTEHEWFQKALQSSDNSYRDYYIWKDPIDGSEPTNWQSKFGGNAWEFDEKSGQYYLHLFDVTQADLNWENESLRQELYDMMTYWFEKGVDGFRLDVINLVSKNQQFPSDDGFVAPGDGRKFYTDGPRVHEFMHEMNEKVFSKYDAMTVGEMSSTTVDHCIQYTKPERGELSMTFNFHHLKVDYPNGEKWSVADFDFLQLKQILSKWQVEMNAGGGWNALFWCNHDQPRIVSRFGDDGKFRQQSAKMLATTIHMMQGTPYIYQGEEIGMPNPKFTEIEQYRDVESLNMHQILAEQGTSHEEIMSILQEKSRDNSRTPVQWESAPHAGFTKGEPWIGVGAGYKEINVKQALSDKDSVFYHYQSLIQLRKEYDIITTGTYELLDGDHPEVFAYVREGNDEKLLVVNNFYSNSTTFTLPRHIHLEGYSSEVLLSNYDDSRNSETTIKLRPYESIVFYFKKI
- the treR gene encoding trehalose operon repressor; this translates as MKQNKYTQIYEEIAMKIKQGTYQPQSKLPSEHELVDYYQTSRETIRKALNLLSQHGYIQKIHRKGSIVLDIHKFDFPISGLVSFKEIAKKMHKDTETIVHEVALINADEFLQRQMNIGKEEKVWKVVRSRRIEEEAIILDIDYFLKRYVPLLTTEICKNSIYEYLEDELGLPISFAKKEIVAEECNEKDRQFLDLKGYGHVVVVKNYVYLDHADIFQYTESRHRLDKFRFVDFARR
- a CDS encoding DNA topoisomerase III → MAKTVVLAEKPSVGRDIARVLGCKQGGNGFLEGSNYIVTWALGHLVTLADPETYDEKYKTWRSEDLPMLPPSLKLVVIKKTGKQFQTVKAQLNRKDVKDVVIATDAGREGELVARWILEKARVNKPVKRLWISSVTDQAIKNGFNSLKPGKAYENLYHSAVARSEADWYVGMNASRALTVKHNAQLSCGRVQTPTLAMIAKREEEIKAFQPKAFYGLQLKTPELTYQWQSREGNNTRLFEKEKAEKIQQKLKNKQAKIEMISSHAKKKYAPSLYDLTELQRDGHKVFGYSAKETLSILQRLYEQHKLVTYPRTDSKFLSTDLVGTLTERIKACSIKEYRYITSKIKGDIKLGKSYVNNEKVTDHHAIIPTEQTAFLPKLDDKERKIYDLIVKRFLAIFLPPYQYERLTVEVSMEGERFLSKEDAVTNVGYKAVYGEELDKKTLSGERLQKGSLLGNVSVQLTEGKTQPPEPFNEGTLLTAMENPAKFLEGENKELKETLGKTGGLGTVATRADIIEKLFKSFLIEKIGKDLHATQKGKQLLELAPEDLTSPALTAEWEQKLEGIAKGKLNKRVFLEEIKGYTKQAVAEVKQTDKKFKHENISGTKCPDCGKFLLEVQGKNSKMLVCQDRECGHRKTVARTTNARCPNCHKKLELKGEGEGQIFVCRCGHKEKLSTFQERKSKTKNSKATKRDVQSYMKNQQKDEPVNSALAEALAKLKFD
- a CDS encoding cation:proton antiporter; its protein translation is MPDSLLFNLMLIGGLGVLSQWVAWRFKLPAIVVMSIVGLLVGPIFGWIHPEEDFGSLYEPVISIAVAIILFEGSLNLDLREVRGLSKSVFRIVTFGAIIAWLLGSVMAHYVAGLTWSVALVIGGLFIVTGPTVILPLLRQAKLKPRPAKILKWEGIIVDPFGALLAVFAFEIVKFLAADEGGTVLLPFLLASLFATGFGLFCGYGIGWLFEKGHVPEFLKSPVVFAVVLLCFTISDEVMHETGLLAVTAMGMMLANMKVSSIEDMRHFKENISVLLISTIFVMITASLTREVLLEVFQLRTLAFVLLMLFVVRPASIWISTIGTDLTRNEKTLLGWIAPRGIVALTVSGYLASVLMEEGFEEASILTSLTFALVFSTVCAHGFSIRWFARKLDLAIHNQPGVLIIGGNSFTTTLAQTLQELKIPVLIIDSSWQRLVSTRKSGVPSYRGEILSEQTEYKLDLTPYEYMVAATELDSYNALVCSTYVPTIGRNNIFQLSLQNHQNDDLDDLVHTVGGRNLFREEDTWEELLSKVQSGYIMRKTTLSEKYDYDQYLQDRDEETVLLFIFKPSGKLEFFTTDQELQGEPDDTIIALMPPSKEFKKIKEKLQEQREQE
- a CDS encoding YczE/YyaS/YitT family protein; translated protein: MNKEQVVRWSFFIGGLLILALGIALTIKGKMFGIGPWDVFHYGLFLQLGLTIGSWSIIVGLLIISVTAIFTKKWPKMGAWLNMLLMGLFIDMFLLILPDVHSVIGQAIVFCVGLLVLGYGIGLYVSADFGAGPRDSLMLLLVEKTGWSVKWVRNAIEIVVFLFGWLLGGPVGIGTIVIAFLLGTIINYSLPQSKSFLHFCLIKWNAKTLSH
- a CDS encoding type 1 glutamine amidotransferase domain-containing protein — encoded protein: MSKKILMVLTNTSQMDAEHKTGLWFSEFAEPYTEFKKQGFEVAVTSPQGGEIPIDPNSTNEEEKKKWSEAMEVLQNTDKLAQYQADSFDGIFLPGGHGTMFDLPKDESLQSILTAFSNQDKVIAAVCHGPAGLVGAKRSDGKPLVEGKQMTAFTDREEKETGLDSLMPFLLESKLRELGAHVETKENWADHVIVDGKLVTGQNPQSGQSAAEAVVKLLNQ